A part of Osmerus mordax isolate fOsmMor3 chromosome 10, fOsmMor3.pri, whole genome shotgun sequence genomic DNA contains:
- the tmem204 gene encoding transmembrane protein 204, whose product MAVQRLVVAAVAVALLSLVLNNVAAFTPSWVLQALEDGRKRSVGLWRMCPAGGERGREDPGAGKKGQGQCADLGWGSEFAGYQESRTSVKLQFDMMRACNLMATVALTAGQLIFLLGLMELPFITQDSQWWEEAIAALFQLASFVLVIGLVTFYRIGPYTHLSYSCYVDIAACLLATLAAAMLIWNILHRRDDCLTPRVIVISRSLAAPFHARRDNDYVESPC is encoded by the exons ATGGCCGTGCAGAGGCTGGTGGTGGCGGCGGTGGCAGTGGCCCTGCTGTCCCTGGTCCTCAACAACGTGGCGGCCTTCACCCCCAGCTGGGTGCTGCAAGCCCTGGAGGACGGACGCAAGCGCAGCGTGGGGCTGTGGAGGATGTGCCCCGCCGGGGGGGAGCGGGGCCGAGAGGACCCCGGGGCGGGGAAGAAGGGCCAGGGACAGTGTGCGGACCTGGGATGGGGCTCCGAGTTCGCAGGCTACCAGGAGTCCCGCACATCGGTGAAAC tgCAGTTCGACATGATGCGGGCCTGTAACCTGATGGCCACAGTGGCTCTGACGGCAGGCCAGCTCATCTTCCTGCTGGGCCTGATGGAGCTGCCCTTCATCACCCAGGACTCCCAGTGGTGGGAGGAAGCCATCGCCGCCCTCTTCCAGCTGGCCA gTTTTGTGCTGGTGATCGGCCTGGTGACCTTCTACAGAATCGGCCCGTACACACATCTCTCTTACTCGTGCTACGTAGACATCGCCGCCTGTCTGCTGGCCACCCTGGCGGCAGCGATGCTCATCTGGAACATTCTGCACCGCCGAGACGACTGCCTCACGCCCCGAGTCATCGTCATCAGCCGCTCTCTAGCGGCGCCCTTCCACGCCCGGCGCGACAACGACTACGTGGAATCGCCCTGCTGA